A single region of the Austwickia chelonae genome encodes:
- a CDS encoding SRPBCC domain-containing protein codes for MTLPNEIAEADAKPTDSIQVVQHVPRPIGEVWERLTQKEGVEAFLGEGAMLGGKGDSWHATDGTYGVTRSYHPEQQVRVSWHADADAPKTMVDLQMEPEGEGTLLTLRHEQLTSEMDRDDLTRRWDAAMHRLTQI; via the coding sequence ATGACTCTTCCGAACGAGATCGCCGAGGCCGACGCCAAGCCGACCGATTCCATCCAGGTCGTCCAGCACGTCCCCCGCCCTATTGGAGAAGTGTGGGAACGGCTGACCCAGAAGGAAGGTGTCGAGGCCTTCCTGGGCGAAGGTGCCATGTTGGGCGGCAAAGGAGATTCCTGGCATGCCACCGACGGAACATACGGCGTCACCCGTAGCTATCATCCAGAGCAGCAGGTCCGTGTCTCCTGGCATGCTGACGCGGACGCACCGAAAACCATGGTCGACCTTCAGATGGAGCCTGAGGGTGAGGGAACTCTCCTGACCCTGCGCCATGAGCAGCTCACCAGCGAGATGGATCGAGACGACCTGACCCGGCGCTGGGACGCTGCGATGCACCGTCTCACTCAGATCTGA
- a CDS encoding glutamine synthetase family protein, translating to MDRQEEFVLRTLEERDIRFVRLWFTDVLGTLKSVAVAPAELEGAFEEGLGFDGSAIQGFARVTESDMLVKPDPGTFQILPWRDSPPGTARMFCDVLLPDGSPSLADPRYVLRRTLAKAADMGFSFYTHPEIEFFLFRADTDPGHPPVPIDHAGYFDHAAHAAGQDFRRRAITMLESMGISVEFSHHEAAPGQNEIDLRYADALSTADNIMTFRTVIKEVALEQGVFASFMPKPLQDVPGSGMHTHLSLFEGDKNVFYEAGSRYQLSKVARQFIAGILRHGAEITAVTNQWVNSYKRLWAGDEAPAYLCWGHNNGSAMVRVPMYKPMKGNSTRIEVRSLDPACNPYLAFSVLLAAGLKGIENEYELGEEAEDDVWSLTSAERAALGIEPLPTSLHSAISVMERSELVAETLGEQIFEVFLRNKHAEWKEYRAQVTPVELNRLLPVL from the coding sequence ATGGATCGTCAGGAGGAGTTCGTCCTGCGCACCCTCGAGGAGCGCGACATCCGCTTCGTGCGGTTGTGGTTCACCGATGTCCTGGGGACGTTGAAGTCGGTGGCAGTGGCACCAGCCGAGCTGGAAGGCGCTTTCGAGGAAGGCCTGGGCTTTGACGGGAGTGCTATCCAGGGATTCGCCCGAGTCACCGAGTCCGATATGCTGGTCAAACCGGATCCTGGGACTTTTCAGATCCTTCCTTGGCGGGACAGCCCTCCTGGAACTGCGCGTATGTTCTGCGATGTTCTTCTCCCTGATGGCTCACCCAGCCTGGCCGATCCGCGGTATGTCCTGCGTCGAACCTTGGCCAAGGCTGCTGACATGGGGTTCAGCTTCTACACCCATCCAGAGATCGAATTCTTCCTCTTCCGCGCAGACACCGACCCGGGGCATCCTCCGGTACCGATCGACCACGCAGGCTACTTCGATCACGCAGCTCACGCCGCAGGGCAGGACTTCCGTAGGCGAGCCATCACCATGTTGGAATCGATGGGGATCTCGGTCGAGTTCAGCCACCATGAGGCGGCACCTGGGCAGAATGAGATCGACCTGCGGTATGCCGACGCGTTGTCGACTGCGGACAACATCATGACCTTCCGCACCGTGATCAAAGAGGTCGCGCTTGAGCAGGGAGTCTTCGCCTCTTTCATGCCCAAACCTCTGCAGGATGTTCCTGGCTCCGGGATGCACACCCACCTGTCGCTTTTCGAGGGAGACAAGAACGTCTTCTACGAGGCTGGATCCCGTTATCAGCTGAGTAAGGTCGCCAGGCAGTTCATCGCCGGGATCCTCCGACACGGCGCTGAGATCACTGCGGTGACCAATCAATGGGTCAACAGTTACAAGCGGCTCTGGGCCGGAGATGAGGCGCCCGCCTACTTGTGTTGGGGGCACAACAACGGCAGCGCCATGGTCCGAGTGCCCATGTACAAGCCGATGAAGGGCAACAGCACCCGGATCGAGGTGCGTTCTCTCGATCCGGCTTGCAACCCTTACCTCGCTTTCTCTGTCCTCCTGGCCGCCGGGCTGAAGGGAATCGAGAACGAGTACGAACTCGGAGAAGAGGCTGAGGACGATGTCTGGAGTTTGACCTCGGCGGAGAGAGCCGCTCTGGGGATCGAACCGCTGCCGACATCGCTCCATTCAGCGATCTCGGTGATGGAACGCAGTGAATTGGTCGCGGAAACCTTGGGTGAGCAGATCTTCGAGGTCTTTCTGCGTAACAAGCACGCGGAGTGGAAGGAGTATCGGGCCCAGGTCACCCCGGTGGAGTTGAACCGTCTGCTGCCTGTGCTGTGA
- a CDS encoding bifunctional [glutamine synthetase] adenylyltransferase/[glutamine synthetase]-adenylyl-L-tyrosine phosphorylase — MERQNSPTAHLARLGFREPRRVAGMLSGSPWLAASLDEEHDDLLRAVARTADPDLAMLGALTVLESAAADPTVQAEILETLRSPGMPRDRLLGVLGFSSALAHHLARHPAQWRYAAHAGLPTPRDCIDLLLDAVSEENRGSHTTYDSLRVAYRGQLLTIAAHDVICPEPGDALPSTAAALADLASAALEAALAVARQEHPEASDVRLAVIGMGKCGGRELNYISDVDVIFVAEPGEGMSEEYALSAATALASTLMRVCSSSTAEGSLWQVDAALRPEGKQGPLVRTLASHVRYYRRWAKTWEFQALLKARPVAGDSELGRSYVSALSPLVWEAAGRPNFVDDVQAMRRRVERHVPAAEARRQLKLGPGGLRDIEFCVQLLQLVHGRTDESLRSPCTLSALSALSAGGYVGREDAARLDSAYRFLRSLEHRVQVHRMRRTHLMPTGEADLRRLGRSVGMRSDPVREVTAAWQDEAREVRRIHEKLFYRPLLAAAARLSSDDVRLTPEAANERLKALGFSDPAGAMRHLQALTQGVSRTAAIHRQLLPVMLGWFADEADPDAGLLAFRRVSESLGATPWYAKMLRDSGEAAERLAHVLARSRFAGDLLVRIPEAVRLLGEPEGLLPRRRDSLAATMHSAIARKDDVTAAVEAVRTIRRLELFRIAAADLSGMIDPDAVGTALTELTEAFLEATLAAVVLWWRDEHHAPFPADIAVVGMGRLGGYEMGYGSDADVLFVHRALSGVSDQEAHDAVSAVVVELRRALGRPGPDPSLEVDADLRPEGKAGPLSRTLEGYQGYYSRWAQPWEFHALLRARVVAGDDGLGKSFLSLVNPLRYRPEGLSGAALRDIRRLKARMESERLPRGADPRTHVKLGPGGLSDVEWTVQCLQLIHAGEIQALRTTRTKEALSAEVAAGVLSAEDAEVLEQAWAAASRMRDANLLWRGRASDVIPADIRDCEGVSRILGRDADQGFALRDDHVRAARRARTVTERIFYGRDDS; from the coding sequence ATGGAGAGACAGAATTCACCGACAGCCCATCTGGCGAGGCTTGGCTTTCGTGAACCTCGGAGAGTAGCGGGCATGTTGTCCGGGTCTCCTTGGCTCGCAGCGTCTCTTGACGAAGAACATGACGATCTGCTGCGTGCGGTAGCTCGTACTGCGGATCCTGACTTGGCCATGCTTGGCGCGCTCACCGTGTTGGAATCTGCAGCTGCGGACCCGACCGTGCAGGCAGAGATACTCGAGACGCTCCGTTCTCCGGGGATGCCTCGCGATCGGCTTCTAGGAGTACTGGGCTTTTCCAGCGCATTGGCTCACCATCTGGCTCGCCACCCCGCGCAGTGGAGATATGCCGCGCATGCTGGTTTGCCGACTCCGCGAGACTGCATCGACCTGTTGCTCGACGCGGTCTCGGAAGAAAACCGGGGCAGTCACACCACTTATGACTCTTTGAGGGTCGCCTACCGTGGTCAGCTACTGACCATCGCAGCCCATGACGTGATTTGCCCGGAACCGGGAGATGCTCTTCCCTCGACCGCTGCGGCCTTGGCAGACCTGGCTTCGGCTGCGCTCGAAGCGGCACTGGCGGTTGCGCGTCAGGAACACCCTGAAGCGTCGGACGTCCGGCTCGCGGTGATCGGGATGGGCAAGTGCGGCGGACGTGAGCTGAACTACATCTCCGATGTCGATGTGATCTTTGTCGCAGAGCCGGGGGAGGGTATGTCGGAGGAGTACGCCCTGTCTGCTGCCACTGCGTTGGCTTCCACCCTGATGAGGGTGTGCTCCTCGTCGACCGCTGAGGGCAGTCTCTGGCAAGTCGATGCAGCTCTGCGCCCGGAGGGGAAGCAAGGGCCGCTGGTACGAACGCTCGCGAGCCATGTGCGCTACTACCGTCGTTGGGCGAAGACGTGGGAATTCCAGGCGCTGTTGAAAGCGCGTCCTGTGGCAGGTGACTCCGAACTAGGGCGCTCCTATGTGAGCGCCTTGTCGCCATTGGTCTGGGAAGCTGCCGGTCGACCGAATTTTGTCGATGACGTCCAGGCGATGCGTCGACGGGTGGAACGCCACGTTCCGGCTGCAGAGGCTCGACGTCAGCTGAAACTTGGCCCTGGCGGGCTACGTGACATCGAGTTCTGTGTCCAGCTGCTGCAGCTGGTCCACGGTCGTACCGATGAGTCCTTGCGCTCCCCCTGCACGCTGTCCGCCTTGTCTGCTTTGTCTGCCGGGGGATATGTCGGCCGGGAGGATGCAGCCCGACTGGACTCGGCTTATCGTTTTCTACGCTCCTTGGAGCATCGGGTGCAGGTCCATCGGATGCGGCGTACTCACCTGATGCCGACCGGTGAGGCGGATCTCCGACGTCTGGGGCGCTCGGTCGGGATGCGTTCAGATCCGGTCAGGGAAGTGACCGCAGCCTGGCAGGACGAGGCGCGAGAAGTCCGGCGGATCCATGAGAAACTCTTCTACCGTCCCCTGCTGGCTGCTGCAGCGAGATTGTCCTCCGACGATGTTCGGTTGACTCCTGAGGCGGCGAACGAACGCCTGAAGGCTTTGGGCTTCAGCGATCCCGCGGGTGCGATGCGTCACCTGCAGGCTTTGACCCAGGGAGTGAGCCGAACCGCCGCCATCCATCGTCAGTTGTTGCCGGTGATGTTGGGCTGGTTTGCTGACGAGGCAGATCCGGATGCAGGCCTGCTGGCTTTTCGGCGGGTGAGTGAATCTCTCGGTGCGACTCCGTGGTACGCGAAGATGCTGCGGGATTCGGGAGAGGCCGCCGAACGGCTGGCCCATGTCCTTGCACGAAGTCGCTTCGCCGGGGATCTGCTGGTTCGCATTCCGGAGGCTGTGCGCCTGCTGGGAGAGCCGGAGGGGCTTCTTCCTCGACGTCGTGATTCTCTTGCTGCGACGATGCACTCAGCGATCGCTCGTAAAGACGATGTCACCGCCGCAGTCGAAGCAGTGAGGACTATTCGTAGGCTTGAGTTGTTCCGGATTGCGGCTGCAGATTTGTCCGGGATGATCGACCCGGATGCCGTAGGGACGGCATTAACCGAGCTGACCGAGGCCTTCCTCGAAGCAACATTGGCGGCAGTAGTGCTCTGGTGGCGGGATGAACACCATGCGCCATTTCCTGCAGACATCGCAGTAGTGGGAATGGGCAGGCTGGGCGGCTACGAGATGGGTTACGGCTCCGATGCCGATGTTCTCTTCGTCCACCGGGCGCTTTCAGGGGTGTCGGACCAGGAAGCTCATGACGCGGTTTCCGCCGTGGTCGTCGAGTTGCGCAGGGCGCTGGGTCGTCCTGGTCCAGACCCGAGCCTGGAGGTTGATGCGGACCTGCGGCCGGAGGGGAAGGCCGGCCCGCTGTCCCGCACCTTGGAGGGCTACCAGGGCTACTACTCCCGGTGGGCGCAGCCGTGGGAATTCCACGCTCTCCTGCGGGCTCGGGTCGTCGCTGGTGATGACGGGCTCGGGAAGAGCTTCCTTTCCTTGGTGAACCCGTTGCGTTACCGGCCGGAGGGGCTCTCCGGGGCTGCTCTGCGTGACATTCGTAGGTTGAAGGCCCGGATGGAGTCTGAGCGTCTTCCTCGAGGTGCAGACCCGAGGACCCATGTGAAGCTGGGGCCGGGTGGTCTGTCCGATGTGGAGTGGACTGTGCAATGCCTGCAACTGATCCATGCCGGAGAGATACAGGCGCTGCGGACCACCCGTACGAAAGAGGCTTTGTCGGCGGAGGTGGCTGCTGGCGTGTTGTCTGCTGAGGATGCTGAAGTACTCGAACAGGCCTGGGCTGCGGCTTCGCGGATGCGAGATGCGAATCTGCTCTGGCGGGGGCGTGCCAGTGATGTGATTCCTGCGGATATTCGTGACTGCGAAGGTGTCTCGCGAATCTTGGGGCGGGACGCCGATCAAGGGTTCGCGCTTCGGGACGACCATGTCCGGGCTGCGCGTCGGGCGCGTACGGTGACAGAACGAATCTTCTACGGACGTGACGACAGCTGA
- a CDS encoding response regulator yields the protein MTVRVYLLDDHEIVRRGLRELLELEQDIEIVGESSSAEEAERRIPALRPDVAILDARLPDGSGIEVCRHVRAVDPTIAGLILTSFDDERALASAVLAGAAGYLLKDIHGSDLVEVVRAVARGERLLSDEDIAGFQESLSLPVTTDPRLRSLTPQERRILLHVAQGMTNRQIGQELFLAEKTVKNYITAVLAKLGMERRTQAAVFAATHADQLQERP from the coding sequence ATGACCGTGCGCGTATATCTGCTGGATGATCACGAGATCGTACGGCGAGGTCTACGTGAACTCTTGGAACTCGAGCAGGACATCGAGATCGTGGGTGAGTCGAGTTCCGCAGAAGAAGCCGAGCGGCGCATCCCCGCCTTGCGGCCCGACGTGGCCATCCTGGATGCGAGACTTCCCGATGGCTCAGGAATCGAAGTCTGTCGACACGTTCGCGCAGTGGATCCCACCATCGCAGGGCTGATCCTGACGTCGTTCGACGACGAGCGTGCTTTGGCTTCGGCGGTCCTGGCCGGAGCAGCTGGGTACCTGTTGAAAGATATCCATGGTTCTGATCTGGTCGAGGTCGTTCGAGCGGTGGCGCGTGGGGAGCGTCTGCTCAGTGACGAGGACATCGCAGGATTCCAGGAATCGTTGAGCCTGCCGGTCACGACCGATCCGAGACTCCGCAGTCTGACGCCTCAGGAGCGCCGGATCCTCCTGCATGTCGCGCAAGGCATGACCAACCGTCAGATCGGGCAAGAACTCTTCCTCGCCGAGAAGACTGTGAAGAATTACATCACTGCGGTGCTGGCCAAGCTGGGAATGGAGCGACGGACCCAGGCGGCGGTCTTCGCCGCGACCCACGCCGATCAACTTCAGGAACGACCCTGA
- a CDS encoding universal stress protein, which yields MTTTRWPHHSARRPSVGDVVAGLLAGDGSTSAVARAAVREAVSRGARVRFLQVLPSGLTPEERAACDESTFAAALRALREAPRLPVTFEVVDGDPGEILCSRSASASVLVVAHDLPGEEQGVANYCFTHAECDVLTVHPETASRIPR from the coding sequence ATGACGACGACTAGGTGGCCGCATCATTCGGCCAGGAGGCCCTCAGTGGGCGATGTCGTCGCCGGCCTACTCGCGGGCGATGGATCAACGTCTGCAGTAGCACGTGCCGCTGTGCGAGAAGCAGTCTCACGGGGTGCGCGCGTACGTTTTCTTCAAGTGCTGCCCAGTGGGCTGACTCCGGAAGAACGTGCTGCCTGTGACGAATCGACCTTTGCCGCTGCGTTGAGAGCCCTTCGTGAAGCTCCTCGACTTCCAGTGACATTCGAAGTGGTCGATGGTGATCCAGGAGAAATTCTGTGTTCGCGCAGTGCCAGCGCTAGCGTCCTTGTCGTGGCGCATGACCTGCCTGGGGAGGAACAGGGCGTCGCGAACTACTGTTTCACCCACGCCGAATGCGATGTACTGACCGTTCACCCTGAAACAGCGAGCCGTATACCCCGATGA
- a CDS encoding GAF domain-containing sensor histidine kinase, which produces MSDPEEARPAHALARAAALDIDDLLAEIRARAAGAQESRERLAGLLDAVVAVSSNLDLPTVLAQIVASACSLVDASYGALGIIDESGQHLVEFITYGDIPGGVQGDLPTGHGILGLLLQDPRPQRIANVSEHPLAVDVLPPGHPPVDSFVGSPIRVRDHIFGNLYLTQKRGASTFSEEDEQLIVALAAAAGIAIENAQLYRRASRNRDWARAVGELTQTLLEGRNERGALARMVKRARDLGEAQLAVFATVEEESGNLVIQAADNDGEGSPTLIGSMLSSPRWRLVLANKVPLLLMIDPEDRHVGELSADLRMRADLSPDGVTAIVPLTVGEVEVGIIVLCWSGEHLRNALDTMEVLTPFAEQMGLAVEAARAQRARSRTALLEDRDRIARDMHDHVIQRLYATGLSLQSAARRADGPVRDKIDVAVDELDAAVKDIRHAIFELHHQIPEGGLGPELEAIVESASEGFGFVPDVSFEALGDIPFEYEADVLAVVREALSNIVRHACATDAHVSVAAMDDIVITVRDNGIGIPEGAGRSGLVNLRERAEARGGTCFASPLDPNGTEVLWRVPLPGRYVPASEHAVTV; this is translated from the coding sequence GTGAGTGATCCTGAGGAGGCCAGGCCGGCCCATGCCTTGGCGCGTGCCGCAGCTCTCGACATCGATGATCTGCTGGCGGAGATCAGGGCTCGCGCTGCGGGTGCGCAGGAGTCCCGGGAACGCCTGGCTGGTCTCCTCGACGCTGTCGTCGCGGTGAGTTCCAATCTGGACCTCCCTACAGTGCTCGCCCAAATCGTCGCTTCGGCATGTTCGCTGGTCGACGCCAGCTATGGAGCTCTAGGGATTATCGACGAGTCAGGGCAGCATCTGGTCGAATTCATCACCTATGGAGATATCCCGGGTGGCGTTCAGGGCGATCTCCCCACTGGACACGGAATCTTGGGTTTGTTGCTGCAAGATCCTCGCCCCCAGCGGATCGCGAATGTCTCCGAACACCCGTTGGCTGTCGATGTCCTTCCCCCAGGGCACCCGCCGGTAGATTCTTTTGTCGGTTCTCCGATCCGGGTCCGTGACCATATTTTCGGCAATCTCTATCTCACCCAGAAACGGGGCGCCTCGACTTTCAGCGAAGAGGACGAACAGCTGATCGTCGCGCTGGCGGCTGCAGCGGGCATCGCTATCGAGAACGCGCAGCTGTACCGACGTGCTAGCCGAAATCGTGACTGGGCCCGGGCGGTCGGTGAGTTGACCCAAACCCTTCTGGAGGGGCGAAACGAGCGCGGAGCACTGGCTCGTATGGTGAAACGGGCCCGCGATCTGGGCGAGGCTCAGCTCGCTGTCTTCGCCACGGTGGAAGAAGAGAGCGGGAATCTGGTGATCCAGGCCGCCGACAACGACGGGGAGGGGTCTCCGACTCTCATCGGTTCGATGCTGAGCAGCCCTCGGTGGCGGCTGGTCCTGGCCAACAAGGTGCCCTTGCTGTTGATGATCGACCCGGAAGACCGACATGTCGGTGAGCTGTCCGCTGATCTGCGGATGAGGGCGGACCTCAGTCCAGACGGCGTGACGGCCATCGTGCCGCTGACGGTCGGTGAGGTCGAGGTCGGCATCATCGTGCTGTGTTGGTCAGGAGAGCATCTTCGGAATGCTCTGGACACGATGGAGGTCCTGACGCCGTTCGCCGAACAGATGGGGTTGGCAGTCGAGGCTGCCCGTGCGCAGCGGGCACGCTCACGGACGGCGCTGCTCGAAGACCGCGATCGTATCGCCCGCGATATGCACGATCACGTCATCCAACGGTTGTACGCAACAGGTCTGTCCCTGCAGTCTGCTGCGCGTCGCGCCGATGGCCCGGTGCGCGACAAGATCGATGTAGCGGTCGACGAATTGGATGCTGCGGTGAAGGACATCCGACATGCCATCTTCGAACTGCACCATCAGATTCCCGAAGGTGGACTTGGTCCGGAGCTGGAAGCCATCGTGGAGAGTGCCAGCGAAGGATTCGGTTTCGTACCGGACGTGAGTTTCGAGGCATTGGGGGATATCCCCTTCGAATACGAAGCCGATGTCTTGGCTGTAGTGCGCGAGGCGCTGTCGAATATTGTTCGCCATGCCTGCGCGACAGATGCGCATGTATCGGTCGCGGCCATGGACGATATCGTCATCACCGTACGTGACAACGGAATCGGCATCCCCGAAGGCGCTGGACGCTCCGGATTGGTCAACCTGAGAGAACGCGCAGAAGCTCGTGGGGGCACCTGCTTCGCAAGCCCCCTGGACCCCAACGGTACTGAAGTGCTTTGGCGGGTACCGCTTCCTGGACGCTACGTTCCGGCTTCGGAACATGCAGTGACAGTCTGA
- a CDS encoding 3-oxoacyl-ACP synthase III family protein, with translation MGVAVWGTGAYVPERIVTNDEVGAPAGVDDAWIRSKTMIRERRWVAEDEATSDMATEAGRRALESAGITSDDLSYIVVATSTPDRPQPPTAAYVQHNLQAHRAAGFDMNAVCSGFVFAGSTVARLIAATGGYGLVIGADVYSRILNPQDRRTVILFGDGAGAVVLGPSDGSEHGVLATSLHTFGALNDKIMVPAGGSRLPAEDTHYETGLAYFTMEGRAVKEFVLQELPPLVSSFFTEAGVSPQDIDHFIPHQANGMMLDELVPALGLDQARTHRTLEKYGNTGAASVGITLDQAARQGELCSGDRIFLAGFGGGMAAGLALLTW, from the coding sequence ATGGGTGTGGCCGTGTGGGGAACGGGCGCTTATGTCCCTGAGCGCATCGTCACCAATGACGAGGTCGGTGCTCCCGCTGGCGTGGACGATGCCTGGATCCGTTCCAAGACCATGATCCGGGAACGCCGCTGGGTCGCCGAAGACGAAGCAACCTCTGATATGGCGACCGAGGCAGGCCGTCGAGCCCTCGAATCAGCCGGGATCACCTCGGACGACCTCTCCTACATCGTGGTAGCCACCTCTACCCCGGACCGTCCGCAGCCGCCGACAGCTGCTTATGTGCAGCACAACCTGCAGGCGCATCGTGCTGCAGGGTTCGACATGAATGCAGTCTGCAGCGGTTTCGTCTTCGCAGGCTCGACGGTGGCTCGCCTGATCGCTGCCACCGGCGGCTACGGCTTGGTGATAGGGGCCGATGTCTACAGCAGGATCCTCAATCCACAGGATCGACGCACAGTGATCCTGTTCGGTGACGGCGCAGGGGCAGTAGTACTCGGACCGAGCGACGGCAGCGAACATGGCGTACTCGCCACCAGTCTTCATACTTTCGGCGCCTTGAACGACAAGATCATGGTTCCTGCAGGCGGAAGCCGTCTCCCTGCTGAGGACACTCATTATGAAACCGGGTTGGCGTACTTCACCATGGAAGGACGTGCGGTGAAGGAATTCGTCCTCCAAGAGCTCCCTCCGCTCGTTTCCTCTTTCTTCACCGAAGCGGGGGTCTCCCCTCAGGACATCGATCATTTCATCCCGCATCAGGCCAACGGCATGATGTTGGACGAACTCGTTCCTGCCCTTGGGTTGGATCAGGCCCGGACCCATCGCACTCTCGAGAAGTACGGAAACACCGGCGCAGCATCAGTGGGTATCACTTTGGACCAAGCGGCCAGGCAAGGGGAACTGTGCTCCGGTGATCGGATCTTCCTCGCCGGCTTCGGCGGTGGAATGGCAGCAGGGCTGGCGTTGCTCACCTGGTAA
- a CDS encoding site-specific integrase, with protein sequence MIGSYLDPRTAKMTVGQWCDGWLEGYVTRRPSTVRQARVHIKAIKQEFADKELSAVRPSDARSWTVRLSGEYAPSTTYTVYRRFAQIMGDAVHDGMIPRSSCSRRTSPGQARPRPYVATTEQVWRLYDSLPEGLRPAILLGAFVGLRVAEADALRVSDVDFMRGVVNPTIQYPE encoded by the coding sequence GTGATCGGGTCCTACCTCGATCCTCGGACAGCGAAGATGACGGTCGGGCAGTGGTGCGACGGCTGGCTGGAAGGTTATGTAACTCGGCGTCCGTCGACGGTGCGTCAAGCTCGCGTTCACATCAAGGCCATCAAACAGGAGTTCGCCGACAAGGAGCTCTCCGCAGTCCGGCCTTCAGACGCCAGGTCATGGACAGTCCGTCTGTCCGGGGAGTACGCGCCCAGTACGACTTACACGGTATATCGCCGTTTTGCGCAGATCATGGGGGACGCTGTCCATGACGGAATGATCCCCAGATCTTCGTGCTCTCGACGTACGTCACCTGGGCAAGCCCGTCCTCGCCCGTATGTTGCCACCACAGAGCAGGTATGGCGTCTGTATGACTCTCTTCCAGAGGGCCTTCGTCCAGCGATTCTGCTGGGTGCGTTTGTCGGGCTTCGGGTAGCTGAAGCGGATGCATTGCGGGTGTCGGACGTCGACTTCATGCGAGGCGTGGTGAACCCGACCATCCAGTACCCAGAGTAA
- the glnA gene encoding type I glutamate--ammonia ligase has protein sequence MFTTPQEVLDYIAAEDVKFVDIRFCDLPGVMQHFNVPAQSVDEDFFTVGQAFDGSSIRGFQAIHESDMKLLPDIGTAYLDPFRAEKTLIMNFSIVDPFTDEPYSRDPRNIAAKAEAYLQSTGIADTAYFGAEAEFFVFDDIRFQTSAQASFYYIDAVEADWNTGREYPEGNKGYKTRQKGGYFPVPPVDHFADMRDKMCLVLDQVGLDVERSHHEVGSAGQQEINYKFNTLLHSGDDMMKFKYVIKNVAWEGGKSATFMPKPVFGDNGSGMHTHQSLWKDGKPLFYDEQGYGGLSDLARWYIGGLLAHAPSLLAFTNPTVNSYHRLVPGYEAPVNLVYSARNRSACIRIPIAGTSPKAKRIEFRVPDPSANPYLAFAAQLMAGLDGIRNRIEPPEPVDKDLYELPPEEHSAIQQVPGSLPEVLKALSEDHDYLLEGDVFTEDLIQTWIEWKTLNEVDPIRFRPHPHEFEMYYDL, from the coding sequence TTGTTCACCACACCGCAAGAGGTTCTTGACTACATCGCGGCGGAAGACGTCAAATTCGTCGACATCCGCTTCTGCGACCTCCCCGGCGTCATGCAACACTTCAACGTTCCAGCTCAGTCTGTGGATGAAGACTTCTTCACCGTGGGGCAAGCTTTCGACGGCAGCTCCATCCGTGGCTTCCAGGCCATCCATGAGTCGGATATGAAGCTCCTTCCCGATATCGGAACTGCTTATCTGGACCCATTCCGTGCGGAGAAGACGCTCATCATGAACTTCTCTATCGTGGACCCGTTCACCGATGAGCCTTACAGTCGAGACCCTCGGAATATCGCGGCAAAAGCTGAGGCTTATCTCCAGAGCACAGGAATCGCGGATACTGCCTACTTCGGAGCTGAAGCTGAGTTCTTTGTCTTCGATGACATTCGTTTCCAGACCAGCGCTCAAGCCAGTTTCTACTACATCGATGCAGTAGAAGCAGACTGGAACACCGGCCGAGAATATCCAGAAGGAAACAAAGGGTACAAAACTCGCCAAAAGGGTGGATATTTCCCGGTCCCGCCGGTCGACCACTTCGCAGACATGCGCGACAAGATGTGCCTCGTCCTTGACCAGGTAGGCCTCGATGTCGAGCGCTCCCACCATGAGGTCGGTAGCGCTGGTCAGCAGGAGATCAACTACAAGTTCAACACGCTGTTGCACAGCGGCGACGACATGATGAAGTTCAAGTACGTCATCAAGAATGTCGCCTGGGAAGGCGGCAAGTCGGCGACTTTCATGCCGAAACCAGTTTTCGGTGACAATGGTTCCGGAATGCATACTCATCAGAGCCTCTGGAAGGACGGAAAGCCACTCTTCTACGACGAGCAAGGATATGGCGGCCTGTCCGACCTGGCTCGCTGGTACATCGGCGGACTTCTGGCCCACGCGCCGAGCCTGTTGGCTTTCACCAACCCTACGGTCAACAGCTACCACAGGCTTGTTCCTGGATACGAAGCACCGGTCAACCTGGTGTACTCAGCACGCAACCGATCGGCCTGCATCAGGATTCCTATCGCCGGAACCAGCCCCAAGGCCAAACGGATCGAATTCCGAGTCCCCGACCCCTCAGCCAATCCCTACCTGGCGTTCGCTGCGCAGCTCATGGCTGGTCTCGATGGGATCCGCAACCGGATCGAGCCGCCAGAGCCGGTGGACAAGGATCTCTACGAGCTCCCCCCGGAGGAGCACAGCGCGATCCAGCAGGTGCCTGGCTCCCTGCCCGAAGTCCTGAAGGCGCTCAGCGAGGACCACGACTACCTCCTCGAAGGAGATGTCTTCACCGAAGACCTCATCCAGACCTGGATCGAATGGAAAACCCTGAACGAGGTGGATCCGATCCGGTTCCGTCCGCACCCCCACGAGTTCGAGATGTACTACGACCTCTAG